A genomic stretch from Malus domestica chromosome 15, GDT2T_hap1 includes:
- the LOC103400903 gene encoding peroxiredoxin Q, chloroplastic gives MASLSVPKHPAFPSVLRTLTPKRYPSSQTLPIVSSSSHSPFYGLKFSTSSTLPIPSSSSGKMFISAKVDKGKVPPAFTLKDQDGKTVSLSKFKGKPVVLYFYPADETPGCTKQACAFRDSYEKFKKAGAQVVGISGDDPSSHKAFAKKYKLPFTLLSDEGNKVRKEWGVPSDLFGTLPGRQTYVLDKNGVVQLIYNNQFQPEKHIDETLKLLQSL, from the exons ATGGCCTCCCTCTCTGTTCCCAAGCACCCAGCCTTCCCCTCTGTACTTCGCACCCTAACTCCCAAACGCTACCCATCTTCTCAAACCCTCCCAATTGTCTCCAGCTCTTCACATTCCCCGTTCTATGGCCTCAAGTTCTCCACTTCTTCCACTCTGCCAATCCCTTCATCTTCCTCTGGCAAGATGTTCATTTCTGCTAAG GTGGACAAGGGTAAGGTTCCTCCAGCCTTCACATTGAAAGATCAGGATGGAAAGACAGTGAGCCTCTCCAAGTTCAAGGGAAAGCCTGTGGTTCTATATTTCTACCCTGCTGATGAGACCCCTGGCTGCACTAAACAG GCTTGTGCTTTCAGAGATTCTTATGAGAAGTTTAAAAAGGCCGGTGCCCAGGTTGTCGGGATTAGCGGTGATGACCCCTCATCACACAAG GCTTTTGCAAAGAAGTACAAACTTCCATTCACATTACTAAGCGATGAGGGCAACAAGGTGAGGAAAGAATGGGGAGTGCCGTCGGATCTGTTTGGGACATTGCCCGGGAGACAGACATATGTTCTGGACAAGAATGGGGTGGTTCAACTCATCTACAACAACCAATTCCAACCAGAGAAGCATATCGACGAAACTCTCAAACTACTTCAAAGCCTCTAA
- the LOC103400905 gene encoding respiratory burst oxidase homolog protein E yields MMPTASFSSKRSSYTHGFELPGNSSPSSVGGAMLPKFLNDLNQDLVEVTLELDDDDDGSIVVCSVAPANDDLTSSEAAAANGILRRSLSATSRSIRRTFGWLKSASSRTTASNSESVAEFTLPAREARRMKAKLQRTRSSAQRALNGLRFISKTTAGGSDAAEQWQQVEARFESLAKDGMLASADFGECIGMGDSEEFAVGIFDALARRRRQKISKITKEELRDFWLQISDNSFDARLQIFFDMADSNEDGRITREGVRELIMLSASANKLPKLKEQAEDYASLIMEELDPENFGYIELWQLEALLLQRDVYINYSRPLSTASVSWSQNLSSLKPKNLVRRLSRSLQCLVLENWQGSWILLLWVVAMASLFGWKFYQYRKNRAAFQVMHYCLPVAKGAAETLKLNMALILLPVCRNMLTWLRSTRARCFIPFDDNINFHKIIAFAIAIGIIIHAGNHLACDFPRIVNSSPEKFAPLSSDFHNKKPTYEFLLTGTEGTTGILMVILIAISFTLAARRFRRNMVRLPAPFNKLTGFNAFWYSHHLLGLVYILLIIHGSCLYLAHKWYEKTTWMYISVPLLLYVAERSLRTCRSKHYSVKMLKVSVLPGNVISLIMSKPPGFKYKSGQYIFLQCPTISSFEWHPFSITSAPGDEYLSVHIRTVGDWTRELKRAIAEEDDSSPAEHSARFVQMRNLDRRGQPRLFIDGPYGAPAQDYQNYDVLLLVGLGIGATPFISILRDLLNSTRTAEEQMDSNTETSRSDDSQNSFTSSSLTPGDKKKSQRTMNAHFYWVTREPGSFEWFKGVMDEVAEMDHKGQIELHNYLTSVYEEGDARSTLITMVQALNHAKHGVDILSGTRVRTHFARPDWKEVFTKIASKHPYSTVGVFYCGMPMLAKELKVLSHELSHKTTTRFEFHKEYF; encoded by the exons ATGATGCCAACCGCGTCGTTTAGCTCGAAGCGGTCGAGTTACACCCACGGGTTTGAGTTACCGGGAAACTCCTCGCCGTCGTCGGTCGGTGGTGCAATGCTGCCGAAGTTTCTCAACGACCTCAACCAGGACTTGGTCGAAGTCACATTGGAGCTCGACGATGACGACGACGGCTCAATTGTCGTGTGCAGCGTCGCTCCCGCAAATGATGATTTGACGTCGTCGGAGGCCGCGGCGGCGAACGGGATTTTACGGAGGAGTCTTTCGGCGACGTCGAGGAGTATTCGGCGGACGTTTGGGTGGTTGAAATCGGCGTCTTCGAGGACGACGGCGTCGAACTCGGAGTCCGTGGCAGAGTTCACTCTGCCGGCTCGCGAGGCGAGGAGGATGAAGGCCAAGCTTcaacggacgagatcgagcgcGCAGAGAGCTCTCAATGGGTTGAGATTCATCAGCAAGACGACTGCCGGAGGAAGTGACGCGGCGGAGCAGTGGCAGCAAGTGGAGGCGAGGTTCGAGTCGCTCGCCAAGGACGGCATGCTCGCCAGTGCAGACTTCGGTGAATGTATAG GGATGGGGGACTCGGAGGAGTTTGCGGTGGGGATATTTGATGCATTGGCGAGAAGGCGGCGGCAGAAGATAAGCAAAATTACGAAAGAGGAGCTTCGCGACTTTTGGTTGCAGATTTCCGACAACAGCTTCGACGCGCGCCTTCAAATCTTCTTTGACAT GGCGGATAGCAATGAAGATGGAAGAATCACAAGGGAAGGAGTTCGAGAG CTTATAATGCTCAGTGcttctgcaaacaagctacctAAGCTGAAAGAACAAGCTGAAGATTATGCTTCATTAATAATGGAAGAACTTGATCCCGAAAACTTCGGTTACATTGAG TTATGGCAATTGGAAGCATTGCTTCTACAAAGAGACGTGTACATAAACTACAGCAGACCATTGAGCACAGCAAGTGTATCTTGGAGTCAGAACCTCAGTTCCTTGAAGCCCAAGAATCTGGTCCGGAGACTGAGCCGTTCACTTCAGTGTCTCGTACTCGAGAACTGGCAGGGCAGTTGGATTCTACTGCTGTGGGTTGTTGCAATGGCTTCCCTTTTTGGCTGGAAATTCTACCAATACAGAAAAAATAGGGCTGCATTTCAGGTCATGCACTATTGCTTGCCAGTGGCCAAAGGGGCTGCAGAGACTCTGAAGCTTAACATGGCTCTCATCCTCCTACCGGTTTGTCGAAACATGCTGACATGGCTTCGATCCACAAGAGCTAGGTGCTTCATCCCTTTTGATGACAACATTAATTTCCACAAG ATAATTGCATTTGCTATAGCAATTGGAATAATCATTCACGCCGGGAACCATCTGGCATGCGACTTTCCTCGCATAGTAAACTCATCGCCGGAAAAATTCGCACCGCTATCCTCAGATTTCCACAACAAAAAGCCCACCTACGAATTCCTACTCACCGGAACTGAAGGCACGACTGGAATTTTGATGGTGATTTTAATAGCCATCTCATTCACTCTAGCAGCGCGTAGATTTCGGAGGAACATGGTGAGGCTTCCTGCTCCATTCAACAAGTTGACTGGGTTTAATGCGTTCTGGTATTCTCATCATCTGCTAGGTCTTGTCTACATATTGCTAATCATACATGGAAGCTGCTTGTATTTAGCCCACAAGTGGTACGAGAAAACG ACATGGATGTACATCTCTGTTCCATTGTTGCTCTATGTGGCCGAACGCAGTCTGCGAACATGTAGATCGAAGCATTATTCTGTTAAGATGTtaaag GTTTCGGTCCTACCCGGAAATGTGATTAGCTTaatcatgtccaaaccacctggATTTAAGTACAAAAGTGGGCAGTACATATTTCTACAATGCCCTACAATCTCCTCATTTGAATG GCATCCATTTTCCATTACCTCAGCGCCAGGAGATGAGTACCTCAGCGTTCACATCCGAACAGTAGGAGACTGGACTCGAGAATTGAAGCGAGCCATAGCGGAGGAAGATGATTCATCCCCTGCAGAACATTCAGCAAGATTTGTTCAGATGCGAAATCTGGATCGGAGAGG CCAACCCAGATTGTTTATCGACGGTCCATATGGGGCACCAGCGCAGGACTACCAGAACTACGATGTCTTGCTCCTCGTGGGGCTTGGGATTGGAGCTACCCCTTTCATAAGCATTCTTCGAGATCTCCTAAACAGCACAAGAACAGCAGAAGAACAAATG GATTCAAATACAGAAACTAGTAGATCAGACGACAGCCAGAATAGTTTTACGTCTTCAAGTTTGACGCCCGGTGACAAGAAGAAATCGCAGAGGACTATGAATGCACACTTCTATTGGGTTACCAGAGAGCCTGGCTCTTTTGAGTGGTTTAAAGGAGTCATGGATGAGGTTGCAGAAATGGATCACAAA GGTCAGATTGAACTACACAACTATCTTACGAGTGTCTACGAAGAGGGTGACGCTAGGTCGACTCTAATCACCATGGTCCAAGCTCTAAACCACGCCAAACATGGCGTCGACATCCTATCTGGCACCCGA GTAAGAACTCACTTCGCAAGACCGGATTGGAAAGAAGTGTTTACCAAGATAGCTTCCAAGCATCCGTATTCAACAGTAG GGGTATTCTACTGTGGGATGCCGATGTTGGCAAAGGAGCTGAAGGTGCTATCACATGAACTCAGTCACAAGACAACGACACGGTTTGAATTCCACAAGGAGTATTTCTAA
- the LOC103400902 gene encoding uncharacterized protein isoform X1, producing the protein MCSPSSAMNENGGTKLTGIRQIVKFKEILQKWQAVTLGSRANSPRANSSPHSERRGGDPHSEKRGGESTTPSERGHGGISPAISQRLTNVICDSDEDICYSPEPPHDIPKGYLAVYVGPELRRFIIPTSYLSHSLFKVLLEKAEEEFGFDHSGGLTIPCETETFKYLLKCMENHQKAHPDDSPAGDWKVIQ; encoded by the exons ATGTGCTCCCCCTCCTCAG CAATGAATGAAAATGGTGGCACCAAGTTGACTGGAATCAGGCAGATCGTCAAGTTCAAAGAAATCCTGCAGAAGTGGCAAGCCGTCACGCTTGGCTCAAGGGCAAACAGCCCCCGAGCCAACAGTAGTCCCCATTCTGAAAGAAGAGGAGGGGATCCCCATTCTGAAAAAAGAGGAGGGGAGAGCACCACTCCCTCTGAACGAGGCCATGGGGGTATTTCACCGGCAATTAGCCAGAGGCTAACAAATGTTATTTGTGACTCGGATGAGGATATATGCTACAGTCCCGAACCGCCACATGATATCCCCAAAGGATATTTGGCGGTTTATGTTGGACCGGAGCTTCGGAGGTTCATCATTCCCACTAGCTACCTCAGTCACTCCCTTTTTAAAGTATTGCTGGAGAAGGCTGAGGAGGAATTTGGGTTTGATCATAGCGGCGGGCTCACAATCCCATGTGAGACTGAGACCTTCAAGTACCTCTTGAAGTGCATGGAGAACCATCAGAAAGCTCACCCCGATGACAGCCCAG CCGGAGACTGGAAAGTCATTCAATGA
- the LOC103400902 gene encoding uncharacterized protein isoform X2, with the protein MNENGGTKLTGIRQIVKFKEILQKWQAVTLGSRANSPRANSSPHSERRGGDPHSEKRGGESTTPSERGHGGISPAISQRLTNVICDSDEDICYSPEPPHDIPKGYLAVYVGPELRRFIIPTSYLSHSLFKVLLEKAEEEFGFDHSGGLTIPCETETFKYLLKCMENHQKAHPDDSPAGDWKVIQ; encoded by the exons ATGAATGAAAATGGTGGCACCAAGTTGACTGGAATCAGGCAGATCGTCAAGTTCAAAGAAATCCTGCAGAAGTGGCAAGCCGTCACGCTTGGCTCAAGGGCAAACAGCCCCCGAGCCAACAGTAGTCCCCATTCTGAAAGAAGAGGAGGGGATCCCCATTCTGAAAAAAGAGGAGGGGAGAGCACCACTCCCTCTGAACGAGGCCATGGGGGTATTTCACCGGCAATTAGCCAGAGGCTAACAAATGTTATTTGTGACTCGGATGAGGATATATGCTACAGTCCCGAACCGCCACATGATATCCCCAAAGGATATTTGGCGGTTTATGTTGGACCGGAGCTTCGGAGGTTCATCATTCCCACTAGCTACCTCAGTCACTCCCTTTTTAAAGTATTGCTGGAGAAGGCTGAGGAGGAATTTGGGTTTGATCATAGCGGCGGGCTCACAATCCCATGTGAGACTGAGACCTTCAAGTACCTCTTGAAGTGCATGGAGAACCATCAGAAAGCTCACCCCGATGACAGCCCAG CCGGAGACTGGAAAGTCATTCAATGA